From the Clostridiales bacterium genome, the window TATTTAATTTTTTTATTTAATTGTAAAATTCATTATATTTATTAAATCAACAAATGTCAAATCATTAACTATTAGTCAATAAACTTTCCAAAATAAATTTATATGAATATATTTTTTTTATGGTATTTATATGCTATAATCAATCAAAACACATAACAAAGGATATTTTTATGTATAGTTTTTTCGCTTTTTTAAACAGGATGAAATATATCCAGCGCTGGAGTTTAATGAGAAGCACCGATGTTGAAAACATCTCCCAGCATAGTCAGCAAGTGGCGATGATAGGGCATTGCCTTGCCGTCATTAACAATGTCATTTTTGACGGCGACGCCGACCCCGACAGGGTATGCGCGCTGGCTATTTTTCACGAGGCGACCGAGGTCATAACGGGCGATTTGCCCACGCCCATAAAATATTTTAATGTGTCGCTCAACTCGGCTTACAAAGAACTGGAAGAAGTGGCGGCGCAAAAACTCCTTAGATGTTTGCCCGAGGAGCTGAGGGATTATTACCAAGACCTGCTAAAGCCCGACACATCGTCTTACGAATACAAGCTGCTAAAAGCCGCGGACAAAATAGCCGCGCTGATAAAATGCATAGACGAGGAAAAGTCAGGCAACACCGAGTTTCTAAAAGCCAAAACAAGCATCCAAAAACAAATAGCGAGATTTAATATCCCCGAAGTTAAGTATTTTTTGGATAACTTCTTAGACGCTTTTTATCTTTCCTTAGACGAACTTTCGGAGGAGTAAAGCGCTAAAAAAGCGCGTTCATTAATGTGTTTTTTAGGCGAAGCAACTTTTATAACATCCTTAAATAAAGTAACATTCTTATGGCTGTATTGACGAAAAGACTATTATATATTAATATACTTTAATAAGACAAATTTTTATATAATGTTAAATACTGAGGGAAGATATTAAATGTCTAAGGGAGGTTATAAAATGTTTAGAAAAAGCGATGAGAGTTTAATTTTTTTCTATAATTTATTAGTAGTGTTATCAATTATAATGTTGCTGGGTTGCATTGTCGGCGCTATATTTTGTTGGACTACATCGTCAATAGAAATTAATGACGGATATACTACTGAAACAGTTGTTAGCGGGTTAAGAGTTGGTCTTGGGTTTGTTTTTCTTTTTATTGGACCATTGGCTGTTTGGGTAAATTATAAAATAGTCATGATAATAATCTGCGCTTTATATGACATAAAATTAATCAGAAACAAGCTATATAATGTAAATTCAAAAGAGTTATACGAAAGTTTATTTTCTGATAAAGAATTTTCTGAAGAAAAAATACAAGACCTTTCTATTGAAGAAAACATAAATAAACCACTTTCGGACTAGCCTGAAAGGGAGTTATATTTTTTTAAAGCCGTCAGAGTTTAAGTACAATACGGCATTTATCAAAACGCTATAACAATATTATCCAAAACTCATAACGCCAAGGCGGGCGACAAGTCCACATCGCCGCCGTTTAGTTCTTTTACAAACAGCGCCCTTATATAGCCTTTGGAAAAATCGGTAGAATGCACATAAAATTCCCTGCCGTAATAATATTTTGCCAATCTAAAATATTTGGAATTGGTGTGCAGCGCTATGGCTTTGTAGCCTTTTTGGGCGCATTCCTCTATTACTTTATTAATCAGCCCGCTGCCCACGCCGTGGTTATTGACCTGAGGGTCAACCCCGAACCTATAAATATAAGCCAGCTTATCGGACAAAGATTTAAACCTTATAGAGCCCGCGGGCTTGCCGTCAAGAAAGGCCGCGTAGACATTATGGTTGATAATGTCATATTTGACATCGTCCGCCGTTTCCAATAGGGCGGGAGAAACAAACTCGGCGTCCTCGCCCAGAGCTTTTTGATAAATCTCAAAAGCTTTTTTGGTTAACTCATATATCCATTCGGCATCGTTAATTTCAGCTTTTTTTATTGTAAGCATTCTTTTAATCCCTCATCAAAAGCGCCATAACGGCTTTTTGAACATGCATTCTGTTTTCGGCCTGTTCAAAAACCACTGACGCCGGCGAGTCAATGACGTCGGCTGTAACCTCTTCGCCTCTATGGGCGGGCAGGCAATGCATAAAAATAGCGTCCTTTTTGGCCTTTTGCATAATGTTTTGGTTTATTTGGTAGGGCGTAAGCGCTTTGAGTTTTTTGTCGTCGTCTTGCTGCCCCATGCTGAAAAACACATCGGTATAAACGACATCGGCGCCGGTCACGGCTTCTTCCAGGTCGTCGGTAATGGTAACCTTGCCCCATTCTTGGGCGTGCTTTACCACTTCAGGCTTTGGCTCGTAACCTTTGGGCGAGGCGCAAACAATCTCAACGCCCGTTTTGGCGCAAGCCAAAATCAAGCTGTTGGCGACATTGTTGCCGTCGCCCGAATAGGCAAGCTTAAGTCCTTTTAGACGCCCATTCACTTCATAAACAGTCATAATATCCGCAAGGGCTTGGCAAGGATGAAAATCGTCCGTAAGCCCGTTAATTACGGAAAAATCGCCATATTTCGCCAATTCCACGACATCGGATTGCAAAAAGGTCCGTATCATTACCCCGTCAATTCCATAGCGCGAAAGGGTTTTGGCGGTGTCGTGTATGGTCTCGCCTCGTCCCAACTGTATATCCGAAGCGGACAAAAACAAAGCGTGCCCCCCAAGCTGCCGTATTCCTTGTTCAAAGCTTACTCTTGTTCGGGTGCTGGATTTTGAAAAAATCATAGCCAGCGTTTTATTCTTTAAAAGCGGCTTGTTAACGCCTTTTTTATAAAGATGTTTAAGCTTTATTCCAAACGAAACTATCTCAAAAATATCCTCGGGCGCGTAGTCCATCAAAGTCAGCAAATGCTTGTGGTTGATTCTTTCTTTTGCGCGGTATTGGCTGATATCCATCATTTCACCTCTTTTAAGATTGCTTCAAGGCATTCTATCATGCCGTCAATATGGTTTTTTTGGATAATAAAGGGAGGGCAAAATCTTACCGAATTGGCGCCGCAGCCAATAATAATATAGCAGTTGGCCAGCATCTTGTCTATTATATCTTTGGCGCTTACGATATCGCTGTTTAACTCAAGCCCCAATAATAAGCCTTTGCCTCTTATCTCTTTAACGGCGGGATATTTTTTTAGGCTTTGCAGCTTTTCCCAAAAATACTCGCCTATTTCTTTTACATAATCTATTAACCCGTTTTTCAAACGCTTTATAACGACAAGCGCCGCCGCGCAAGCCAAAGGATTGCCCCCGAATGTGCTGCCATGGTCGCCCGCCGTAAAGGCTTGAGCGCATTCGCCGCGCGTCAAAATAGCGCCTATGGGCACGCCCGCGCCCAAACCCTTTGCCAAAGTAACAATATCGGGCGTTATGCCGTAATGCTCATACCCAAACATTTTGCCCGCGCGTCCCATGCCCGTTTGGACTTCGTCAATAATCAGCAAAATGCCGTTTTGCTTGCAAAGCGCTTCAACCTCGCGGATATACTCGTAATCGGCGGGTATTACTCCGCCTTCGCCCTGAATAACCTCAAGCATTACCGCGCCGACATCGTCGTTTATAGCGTCCTTAAAGGCCTTAATATCGTTAAAGGGCGTATGGATAAACTTTTCGGGCAAGGGTTTATATGCTTGGGAATATTTGGGTTGCCCTGTGGCCGCCGCTGTGGCAAGCGTCCTGCCGTGAAAAGAATTTTTGGCGGTAATAATGACGGGCTTAATTTGCCCTTTGTTATAATAATATTTTCTGGCAAGCTTGATAGCGCCCTCGTTGGCCTCCGCCCCGCTGTTGCAAAAGAAAACCTTGTCAAAAATTGTGTCTTTAAGCAACTCTTGCGCGCACTCCGTTTGAACAGGCGAATAGTATAAATTGCTCAAATGGATTGCTTTTTTTGCCTGTTCGGATATGGCGTTTGCCAACTCCTCGTCGTTATGTCCCAGGCAATTTACCGCGATGCCCGCGCCAAAATCAATATATTCTTTGCCCTCAATATCATAAAGTTTGCAACCCTGCCCGTGTGTAAAACAAACATCAAAACGGTTAAACACGGGCATGTAATATTTTTTATCCAATTGTTTGATTTGTTCAAAAGTTTTCATTTTGTCACCATCGTTCCTATGCCTTTATCGGTGAATATTTCTAACAAAATAGGGTGGGGCGTCGTCCCGTTTATAATGTGGACTTTGGACACGCCTTGCTCAATCGCCCTGATACAGCTCATTACTTTGGGAATCATCCCGCCGTTGATTTTGCCGTTTTTTATCATTTCTTTTATTTGGCTTGCGCAGATAACGCTTATTAAAGTGGACGGGTCGTCGGCGTCCTCTCTTATGCCGTCTATATCGGTCAAAAAGATTAGCTTCTCGGCGTTAATCCTCGCGGCTATTTCGGCGGCGACCGTGTCCGCGTTGATATTATAGGCCTGGCCTTGTTCGTCCGCGCCGATACCGGCGATTACCGGAATAAACTCGTCGCTGCACAGCTTTTGCAATAATGAAGTATTAATATTGATTATCTCGCCCACTTGCCCAAGATCCACGCCGTCGGGCGAGACGTATTTTTTTACCTCAATCAATTGCGCGTCCTTGCCGCTAAGCCCTATCGCTTTGACGCCCAAAAGGTTAATGCGGCTTGTGATGTCTTTGTTAATCTTGCCGCTCATTACCATTTGGACCACTTCCATTGTTTGTTGGTCGGTAACGCGCAGACCGTTATGGAATTTGGATTCTATATTAAGCTTTTTCAAATACGCGTTAATCTCAGGCCCGCCCCCATGCACTAAAATTGGGTTGACGCCCACAATCTTAAGCATGGCGATATCTTCCATAATCGTATTGATAATGCTTTCTTTCAGCATAGCGTTTCCGCCGTATTTGATTACCACGGTTTTGCCGGACAACGCTTTTATATAGGGAAGCGCCTCGCACAAAATATTGGCTCTTTCAATCAATTGGGCCATTATCTCATCGTTTTGGTATAATGTATCGTTATTCATAAAACCTACTCCTTATCCAATCAAGCCCGTAGTTTCGGGCAAACCAAACATAATATTCATATTTTGGACAGCCTGGCCCGAAGCGCCTTTTATAAGGTTATCCAATACGCTTATGATAATCAGCGTATTGTTTTTGCTGTCAATCCTAAAACCGATAAAGATGTTATTGGTGTTTGCAGCCCATTTGATTTGGGGCAACTCTTGCGTGACTTTAACATACGGCTCGGATTGATAATATTGTGAATAAACCGCGTATATGTCGTCCATTGTTACCGTCTTATTCAAAGGCGCGTAAATCGTGCTTAATATTCCCCTTGTTATCGGCAATAGATGGGGCGTAAAGCTGATTGTCACATCGCTTTTGGTATTAAGGCTCAAAACCTCTTCTATTTCCGAAGCGTGCCTGTGCGTTGTCACGGCGTAAGCCTTTAGGCTTTCATTTACTTCGGAAAAAATCAAATCCACGTCGGCCTTTTTGCCCGCCCCGCTTGTTCCGCTCTTGGAATCTATAATCAAACTCGTGCTTTTAATTATGTTTTCTTTTAACAAAGGATACAAAGGCAATATCGCGGATGTGGGGTAACATCCTGGATTGCCTACAAGATTGGAGTTTTTTATTTGCTCGCGGTATAATTCGGGCAATCCGTAAACGGACGATTTTAACAAATTAGGCTCGGGATGTTTTACTTTATAGGTATTTTCATACAATCCAATGTCTTTGTAACGGAAATCCGCCGACAAATCAATCACCTTTACGCCGCTTTTATAAAGCTCGGCGCAAATTTGCGCGCTTGAGGCGTGCGGCAGGCAAGAAAAAACCGCGTCCATTTTGCTCAATTTGTCTATATCCGCGTCTTCAAAAACACGGTCTTTCAAAGCCGCAAGGGATGGATATACATCGGCGATCTTTTTGTCTTTTTGGCTTCGGCTGGTCAGGATTTTTAGGCAAGCGTTTGGATGTCGGCTTAAAATTTTCATCAATTCAAAACCCGTATAGCCGTTAGCCCCTATAATTCCAATTTTTATCATATCTATTCTCCTGAATAGCTAGATTATAATATATTATGAATAATTATGCAAGTAATTGCATATATATTTTTTATTTTTATTTTTGGGCGAAAATGTTTTTTGTGCAAAATATATAAACAAGAAAGATATAATTTGTATAGTATTTGTTTCAAATTTGACCAAAAATCAGGTATCATGTTAACATAACCTAATAATTTTTTGGAGGAGATTATGGCAAGCGTATCATTAAGGCATCTCTACAAGGTATATCCGGGCGGAGTAAAAGCCGTCAGCGATTTTAACCTTGAAATAGAGGATAAAGAGTTTATTGTTTTGGTCGGACCTTCGGGTTGCGGAAAATCCACGACTTTGAGAATGATTGCCGGCTTGGAAGAAATAACCGAGGGCGAGCTTTATATTGACGGCCGCTTGGTTAACGATGTGGAACCTAAAGACCGCGATATCGCGATGGTTTTCCAAAACTACGCGCTTTATCCTCATATGACAGTTTATGACAATATGGCTTTCGGTCTTAGGCTTAGGAAAATGCCTTCTGCCGAAATTGACGCAAGAGTAAAAGAAGCCGCCAGAATTTTGGGGATAACCGAACTTCTTTCCCGTAAGCCCAAGGCGTTGTCGGGCGGTCAAAGGCAAAGGGTCGCGCTTGGACGCGCTATTGTTCGCGAGCCCAAAGTCTTCTTATTAGACGAGCCGCTATCCAACTTGGACGCAAAGCTTCGCGTCCAGATGAGAACGGAAATAACCAAACTCCACAACAGGTTGGCTACGACATTTATTTATGTTACCCACGACCAGACCGAAGCTATGACAATGGGAACCCGCATTGTCGTTATGAAAGACGGTCTTGTTCAACAGGTTGACACGCCTCAAAACTTGTTTGACAGACCTTGCAATTTGTTTGTGGCTACCTTTATCGGCACGCCTCAAATGAACTTGTTTAACGCCAAACTGGAAAGAAGCGGCAAAAACTTAGTTATCAAATTCGGCAAAAACACGATTGAATTGCCCGAATCCAAATCAAAATTCCTTACTGACGAGTCCTTTATCGGCAAGGATGTAATTTTGGGAGTAAGGCCCGAAGACATCCATAACGAAGAAATCTTTATAGCGTCTTCGCCCAAAACGGTTATAACGGCCGAAGTTGATGTTGTGGAAAAGCTGGGCAACGAAACAATTATGTATACCAAAGTTGACGGCAAAGACGATTACACGGTGGCGAGAGTTGACGCAAGGACGCAAGCCGAAGCGGGCGACGTGGTCAAGTTTGCTATTGACGCCAACCATGTCCATTTGTTTGACCCCGAAACTGAGCTCGCTATTTTGGGCGTTCCTCATATTAATTACATTCCCGCAAACTTAAGCGCCAAAGACGACGCTTTGATAGTCAAATTCGGCAAAAACGAGATCAACTTAGGCGAAGGCTCAATCAAGATTTTGACAGAACCCTCGCTTTTGGGCGGCGAGATTTTGATTGGCATTAAGCCCGAAAGCGCGTATATAGCCGCTGAAAAAACCGACGACTATGTAATGGAATGCGAAGTTGACTTTGTGGAAGACGCCGATGTTTATAAAAATGTTTTCTTAAAAGTTGACGGAAAGCGCGGCTTGTTTGCCATAAAAGCGCCCAGCGATGTAATAACCAGCGGAAAGGACAAAGTCAAGCTCGCTATTAAGGCAAATGAAATTATATTGTTTGACCCCGCCACGGGAGCAAGAGTATCAAGCGCGTTGGGCGTTCCCCAATACAATGTTTTGGAAGGCGAACTCAATGTCGCTGCCAAAGCGCATGCGCCGTATACCTTGTCCGTGGAAGGCAAAAAGGTTACCTATCCCGAATATGTCAAGATAGACCAAAGCGCGACAAGCGGCAAAGTTATAGTTAAGGTTGACCCCAAGAAAGTCGTTTATACCAAAGCCCAAGTCGCCGCGGCCAAAAATGTATTTAAGGTCATTGTGCGCGCTGTTGACAATACGGGCACGGAAGCTATTGTCCTGCTGCAGTTAGAGGGAAGCCAAAAACCTTTCTTTGCCAGAGTGTCGCCTGATTTTAACGCCCTAGAAGGGGCTAAGATTAAAATAGGCGTAAAATCCGAAGACTTTGAGTTGTTTGACGAAAACGGCAAAAGCCTATTGATTAAATAATAATTTTATTTAAAGATACCAAAGACCGCATTTAAAAATAAAAAGCGGTCTTTTTTTGTTTTTAATTATATGGTATAATAAAGACAACTGAGGTTCTAAAATATGGGAATTTTTCAAGAATATGATGATTTAGAAACCGCCGGCGTTAATTGCCCAAAATGCGGCTCTTTTAATGTTACTAGTGCGTCTTTTGGCGACGATATGTATTTGTGTTCGGACTGCGGCTATTTGTTTGGGTCTAATATCCAAAAAGAAGATCAAGAATATTAGTCATAAATATTTAAAAAAACCGTTTTTTATAAACGGTTTTTTAGTTTTCTATATGAACTTGTTCAATATTTTGTTCTATTATATCCTGATTTATGGCTTTTTTGGGCGCGCGCTTATTTTGCTTTAAAGTTATTAATTTGTATAACCCCAACATTATCAAAAAAGGCAATAAAGTTTGGCCCAAAATAACTATTACGGGATATAAATGTTCGGTAAATATATCAACAATAATGTAAGTGGGCGCGCCTACCAAAGGCGTGTTAATAAACATATAATTTGCGTCCAAAAAACTGTTTGCTATTATCGCCGCGCCCGTCAGCGTTGCAAACAAGATAGTGGAATATAATATATCTTTTAATCGCGGCTTATAGTAATTATCAAACAATATCATAATTCCGCCATAAATCATAACGGCGTGATATATTAAAGTGTGGGCGCCTAGATAGGTATATACGGGATAATACTTTAAGGCCGGGGAATAAAAAACGCCAAAAAATCCCGCTATCGTGCCGGCCATCAAACATGAATTCCCGATAAGCCTAAGCGCATGGTTTTTGCAAAAAGCCGCCAGAAGCGAAGAATACAAAAACATGCTGCAAAAATATATAGGCAAAATCGTTTTCCAAGTAAAATTACCAACATAATAGGTAACTATGATTTTGATTATCTCGGCAATCCAAGCGCTTACGCATAGTATCTTTAGCTGCAAGTTGATGCTTTTTGGGAAAAAGCGGTAGGTCAAAAAAAGCGCCAAAGGCACCAACAAAAATATCGCTATCAATGATACTATATGCTGGAAAGAAAAATATCCGATTTTATTAAAATCAATTTGTAAATTGCCCAAAAACAATATACCCCTCCCATAAGGTAATTTTAATTGCAAAGCATCATAATGTCAATAAGAATTTAATATAGGCGATTTATTTGTATATTTTTGCATATTTTTAAAAAGCATATATGCTATAATTATGATATATTTTAATAATACAATTTTTTAAAAAAGGGATACTTAAGGTTTTATGGCAGAGTTGAAAAATACCGCACAAAACTTAAAAAAAACTTTAAGGTTTGAAGCTTCAACCGCAGTCGTATTAGGTTCGGGTCTTAACGACATAGCCGATAAATATTTTGAAAAAGACCAGGAAATCGGCTATCATGAAATACGCGATTTTCCCGTTCCCACCGTAAGCGACCATAAAGGAAAACTTATTACGGGATATTTTGACGGCGAGCCTTGCATTATCTTACAGGGCAGGGTTCATTATTATGAAGGCAACTCATCCCAAAAATGCGTCATGCCTATAAGGCTGCTGTATTATTTGGGCGTAAAAAATGTTATCCTTACCAACGCCTCGGGCGGAATAACGCTTCCCCCGGGACAAATTATGCTGATAAATGACCATATATTATTTAACGCGCCTTCCCCGCTTATTGGCAAAAACGATTACGAATTAGGCCCGCGTTTCCCCGATATGACATATATATACGACCCCATATTAAGAACCAAGGCAAAACAGGCGGCCAAAAAAAATAATATCAAGCTAAAAGAAGGCGTTTATTTGCAATGCTCCGGTCCCCAATTTGAAACGCCTTCCGAAATCAAAATGTACAAAAAAATGGGCGCGGATGTAGTGGGGATGAGCACAGCCATAGAAGCCATAGCGGCAAGGCATTGCGGTATGAAAGTGTTGGGATTGTCTTT encodes:
- the yfbR gene encoding 5'-deoxynucleotidase, whose translation is MYSFFAFLNRMKYIQRWSLMRSTDVENISQHSQQVAMIGHCLAVINNVIFDGDADPDRVCALAIFHEATEVITGDLPTPIKYFNVSLNSAYKELEEVAAQKLLRCLPEELRDYYQDLLKPDTSSYEYKLLKAADKIAALIKCIDEEKSGNTEFLKAKTSIQKQIARFNIPEVKYFLDNFLDAFYLSLDELSEE
- a CDS encoding GNAT family N-acetyltransferase translates to MLTIKKAEINDAEWIYELTKKAFEIYQKALGEDAEFVSPALLETADDVKYDIINHNVYAAFLDGKPAGSIRFKSLSDKLAYIYRFGVDPQVNNHGVGSGLINKVIEECAQKGYKAIALHTNSKYFRLAKYYYGREFYVHSTDFSKGYIRALFVKELNGGDVDLSPALAL
- the argF gene encoding ornithine carbamoyltransferase — encoded protein: MDISQYRAKERINHKHLLTLMDYAPEDIFEIVSFGIKLKHLYKKGVNKPLLKNKTLAMIFSKSSTRTRVSFEQGIRQLGGHALFLSASDIQLGRGETIHDTAKTLSRYGIDGVMIRTFLQSDVVELAKYGDFSVINGLTDDFHPCQALADIMTVYEVNGRLKGLKLAYSGDGNNVANSLILACAKTGVEIVCASPKGYEPKPEVVKHAQEWGKVTITDDLEEAVTGADVVYTDVFFSMGQQDDDKKLKALTPYQINQNIMQKAKKDAIFMHCLPAHRGEEVTADVIDSPASVVFEQAENRMHVQKAVMALLMRD
- a CDS encoding aspartate aminotransferase family protein, whose translation is MKTFEQIKQLDKKYYMPVFNRFDVCFTHGQGCKLYDIEGKEYIDFGAGIAVNCLGHNDEELANAISEQAKKAIHLSNLYYSPVQTECAQELLKDTIFDKVFFCNSGAEANEGAIKLARKYYYNKGQIKPVIITAKNSFHGRTLATAAATGQPKYSQAYKPLPEKFIHTPFNDIKAFKDAINDDVGAVMLEVIQGEGGVIPADYEYIREVEALCKQNGILLIIDEVQTGMGRAGKMFGYEHYGITPDIVTLAKGLGAGVPIGAILTRGECAQAFTAGDHGSTFGGNPLACAAALVVIKRLKNGLIDYVKEIGEYFWEKLQSLKKYPAVKEIRGKGLLLGLELNSDIVSAKDIIDKMLANCYIIIGCGANSVRFCPPFIIQKNHIDGMIECLEAILKEVK
- the argB gene encoding acetylglutamate kinase; the protein is MAQLIERANILCEALPYIKALSGKTVVIKYGGNAMLKESIINTIMEDIAMLKIVGVNPILVHGGGPEINAYLKKLNIESKFHNGLRVTDQQTMEVVQMVMSGKINKDITSRINLLGVKAIGLSGKDAQLIEVKKYVSPDGVDLGQVGEIININTSLLQKLCSDEFIPVIAGIGADEQGQAYNINADTVAAEIAARINAEKLIFLTDIDGIREDADDPSTLISVICASQIKEMIKNGKINGGMIPKVMSCIRAIEQGVSKVHIINGTTPHPILLEIFTDKGIGTMVTK
- a CDS encoding N-acetyl-gamma-glutamyl-phosphate reductase, which codes for MIKIGIIGANGYTGFELMKILSRHPNACLKILTSRSQKDKKIADVYPSLAALKDRVFEDADIDKLSKMDAVFSCLPHASSAQICAELYKSGVKVIDLSADFRYKDIGLYENTYKVKHPEPNLLKSSVYGLPELYREQIKNSNLVGNPGCYPTSAILPLYPLLKENIIKSTSLIIDSKSGTSGAGKKADVDLIFSEVNESLKAYAVTTHRHASEIEEVLSLNTKSDVTISFTPHLLPITRGILSTIYAPLNKTVTMDDIYAVYSQYYQSEPYVKVTQELPQIKWAANTNNIFIGFRIDSKNNTLIIISVLDNLIKGASGQAVQNMNIMFGLPETTGLIG
- the ugpC gene encoding sn-glycerol-3-phosphate ABC transporter ATP-binding protein UgpC codes for the protein MASVSLRHLYKVYPGGVKAVSDFNLEIEDKEFIVLVGPSGCGKSTTLRMIAGLEEITEGELYIDGRLVNDVEPKDRDIAMVFQNYALYPHMTVYDNMAFGLRLRKMPSAEIDARVKEAARILGITELLSRKPKALSGGQRQRVALGRAIVREPKVFLLDEPLSNLDAKLRVQMRTEITKLHNRLATTFIYVTHDQTEAMTMGTRIVVMKDGLVQQVDTPQNLFDRPCNLFVATFIGTPQMNLFNAKLERSGKNLVIKFGKNTIELPESKSKFLTDESFIGKDVILGVRPEDIHNEEIFIASSPKTVITAEVDVVEKLGNETIMYTKVDGKDDYTVARVDARTQAEAGDVVKFAIDANHVHLFDPETELAILGVPHINYIPANLSAKDDALIVKFGKNEINLGEGSIKILTEPSLLGGEILIGIKPESAYIAAEKTDDYVMECEVDFVEDADVYKNVFLKVDGKRGLFAIKAPSDVITSGKDKVKLAIKANEIILFDPATGARVSSALGVPQYNVLEGELNVAAKAHAPYTLSVEGKKVTYPEYVKIDQSATSGKVIVKVDPKKVVYTKAQVAAAKNVFKVIVRAVDNTGTEAIVLLQLEGSQKPFFARVSPDFNALEGAKIKIGVKSEDFELFDENGKSLLIK
- a CDS encoding YwaF family protein, coding for MGNLQIDFNKIGYFSFQHIVSLIAIFLLVPLALFLTYRFFPKSINLQLKILCVSAWIAEIIKIIVTYYVGNFTWKTILPIYFCSMFLYSSLLAAFCKNHALRLIGNSCLMAGTIAGFFGVFYSPALKYYPVYTYLGAHTLIYHAVMIYGGIMILFDNYYKPRLKDILYSTILFATLTGAAIIANSFLDANYMFINTPLVGAPTYIIVDIFTEHLYPVIVILGQTLLPFLIMLGLYKLITLKQNKRAPKKAINQDIIEQNIEQVHIEN
- a CDS encoding purine-nucleoside phosphorylase, producing MAELKNTAQNLKKTLRFEASTAVVLGSGLNDIADKYFEKDQEIGYHEIRDFPVPTVSDHKGKLITGYFDGEPCIILQGRVHYYEGNSSQKCVMPIRLLYYLGVKNVILTNASGGITLPPGQIMLINDHILFNAPSPLIGKNDYELGPRFPDMTYIYDPILRTKAKQAAKKNNIKLKEGVYLQCSGPQFETPSEIKMYKKMGADVVGMSTAIEAIAARHCGMKVLGLSFVANHAAGISKQIITAEDVNQTVGRMSKTAGVLLKEIVKSI